From the Candidatus Binatia bacterium genome, one window contains:
- the tpx gene encoding thiol peroxidase — translation MAAKISFKGNPVNLVGNEVKVGQAAPDFKVQKSADMSDYTLGSGAGKTRIFATVPSLDTPVCDQETRRFNEEAAKLSNVEIVTVSMDLPFAQKRWCGAAGIDKVVTASDHRDASFGKNYGVLISGGPLDRVLARAVFVVGPDNKLKHVEYVSDIAQHPNYDAALAAAK, via the coding sequence ATGGCGGCTAAAATTTCATTCAAAGGCAATCCAGTGAATCTTGTCGGCAACGAGGTGAAAGTTGGCCAGGCGGCGCCGGACTTCAAAGTCCAGAAGAGCGCGGACATGAGCGACTACACGCTCGGCAGCGGCGCCGGAAAGACGCGCATCTTCGCGACCGTTCCGTCGCTCGACACGCCGGTCTGCGATCAGGAAACCCGCAGGTTCAACGAAGAAGCCGCGAAGCTCTCCAACGTCGAGATCGTCACGGTCAGCATGGACCTGCCGTTCGCGCAGAAGCGCTGGTGCGGCGCGGCCGGCATCGACAAGGTCGTTACGGCGAGCGACCATCGCGACGCCTCGTTCGGAAAAAACTACGGCGTTCTTATCTCCGGCGGGCCGCTCGATCGCGTGCTCGCGCGCGCCGTCTTCGTCGTCGGCCCGGACAACAAGCTCAAGCATGTCGAGTACGTGAGCGACATCGCGCAGCACCCGAACTACGACGCGGCGCTGGCGGCGGCGAAGTAG
- a CDS encoding tripartite tricarboxylate transporter substrate-binding protein — protein MKARERKSLSFILALAWSVSSVSYLHGQAEPFYKGKTIKVIIGTTPGALYDQWSRVLAAHMGRHIPGNPEMLPQNMPGAGHQIAANYVYNVAKPDGLTVIGSIIPTLYLDQLVGRKEVQVDWAKFVWIGSPVKNEHQMLMRADAPFKSIEDMRNAKEPPKCGTPGTGGTDYIFSRLLEELFPPLKIHTVQGYPGGPEIDLAIERGEVVCRSFTMEAFFSREPYHTWRKKGFIRNIVQTGRARDPRLPDVPTVNELTDRYKTPEASRRLAAVILAGGALGRPMVATPGVPPDRVKILREAFARTMKDPAFLDELKKKGFDLEPSSGEELEAIIKEAVTQPPEVIARLKKILGS, from the coding sequence ATGAAAGCGCGCGAGCGCAAGAGCCTGTCTTTTATTCTCGCCCTGGCTTGGAGCGTTTCCTCCGTCTCTTACCTTCATGGCCAAGCGGAGCCTTTCTACAAAGGGAAGACCATCAAGGTCATCATCGGGACGACTCCCGGCGCCCTCTATGATCAATGGTCGCGCGTGCTCGCCGCGCACATGGGAAGGCACATTCCGGGAAATCCCGAGATGCTACCCCAGAACATGCCGGGCGCGGGTCACCAGATAGCGGCCAACTATGTTTATAACGTCGCCAAGCCCGATGGTCTGACGGTCATCGGGTCGATTATCCCCACTCTCTATCTGGATCAGCTCGTCGGACGTAAAGAGGTCCAGGTCGATTGGGCGAAATTCGTCTGGATCGGCTCGCCGGTGAAGAACGAGCACCAAATGTTGATGCGCGCGGATGCTCCGTTCAAGTCGATCGAGGATATGCGCAACGCGAAAGAGCCTCCCAAGTGCGGCACGCCGGGAACGGGCGGCACGGACTATATTTTTTCGCGCCTGCTCGAAGAGCTTTTTCCGCCGCTTAAGATTCACACGGTGCAGGGTTATCCGGGAGGTCCGGAGATCGATCTGGCGATAGAGAGAGGCGAAGTGGTTTGCCGCTCGTTCACGATGGAAGCCTTTTTCTCGCGCGAGCCCTACCACACGTGGCGCAAAAAGGGCTTCATCCGCAACATCGTTCAAACCGGCCGTGCGCGCGACCCGCGCCTGCCCGATGTGCCGACGGTGAATGAGCTGACGGATCGTTACAAAACGCCGGAGGCGAGCCGCCGGCTGGCGGCGGTCATCCTCGCGGGCGGCGCTCTCGGCCGCCCGATGGTCGCCACGCCTGGCGTTCCGCCCGACCGGGTCAAAATTCTCCGCGAAGCTTTCGCCAGGACGATGAAGGATCCGGCGTTCCTGGACGAGCTCAAGAAAAAAGGCTTCGACTTGGAACCGTCCAGCGGCGAAGAGCTTGAAGCGATCATCAAGGAGGCCGTGACGCAACCGCCGGAGGTTATCGCAAGGTTGAAAAAGATATTGGGGAGCTGA
- a CDS encoding ATP-binding protein, with protein MIQRHISAAILEALADTPVVLLHGARQTGKSTLVQQLASGAHPSRYFTLDEPAVLAAAQHDPSGFIAALKEPVVIDEVQRAPKLFTAIKAAVDRDRAPGRFLLTGSADVMLLPHLSESLAGRMEILTLWPLSQGEIEGSKEAFIDAVFSNELPKKIKSRQDWGDLLARVLRGGYPVIQGRLAAARRKAWFASYVTAILHRDVRDLSGIEGLMQLPRLLSLLAARSTALLNFSELSRSIAIPQTTLKRYIALFEMTFLVQTLPAWSSNLSKRLLKTPKFVLNDTGLMAHLLGLNQERLAMENTLAGPLLENFVVMELRKQAAWSQTKPQLFHFRTLTGQEVDFVLEDEAGKLVGIEVKASATVDSKDLRGLQALAELTGKRFRNGVILYTGHESVSFNPQFHAVPISALWETSAKK; from the coding sequence ATGATTCAGAGGCACATCTCCGCCGCCATCTTAGAGGCGCTGGCCGATACGCCCGTCGTTCTCTTACATGGAGCACGCCAAACCGGCAAGAGCACCCTGGTGCAGCAGCTAGCCTCGGGCGCGCACCCTTCTCGCTACTTTACCCTCGACGAACCAGCCGTTCTGGCGGCGGCACAGCACGATCCCAGCGGTTTTATAGCAGCACTTAAAGAACCGGTTGTCATCGACGAGGTTCAGAGAGCACCCAAGCTGTTTACAGCAATCAAGGCGGCGGTCGATAGAGATAGGGCGCCGGGTCGCTTCCTGCTTACCGGCTCCGCAGATGTAATGCTGCTCCCGCACCTTTCCGAATCGTTGGCAGGTAGGATGGAGATCCTGACTTTATGGCCCCTCTCTCAAGGTGAAATCGAGGGAAGCAAAGAAGCTTTTATTGATGCGGTATTTTCCAACGAGCTGCCAAAAAAAATTAAAAGTCGCCAGGATTGGGGCGATTTGCTCGCCAGAGTTCTCCGCGGCGGCTACCCAGTCATTCAGGGTCGCCTTGCCGCCGCTCGTCGCAAGGCCTGGTTCGCCTCTTATGTGACGGCAATCCTACACCGAGACGTTCGTGACCTCTCCGGTATCGAAGGGCTCATGCAACTGCCGCGATTGCTATCCCTTCTCGCCGCGCGCTCAACGGCTCTCCTGAATTTCTCCGAGCTTTCGAGGAGCATCGCAATTCCCCAGACGACTTTGAAGCGATATATCGCTCTTTTCGAGATGACCTTTCTGGTCCAAACTCTACCGGCTTGGTCTAGCAACCTGAGCAAACGTCTCCTGAAAACCCCAAAGTTTGTCCTTAACGATACCGGCCTTATGGCCCATCTCCTGGGCTTGAATCAAGAAAGATTAGCCATGGAAAACACGCTGGCAGGACCGTTGCTTGAAAATTTTGTCGTCATGGAGTTGCGCAAGCAAGCCGCTTGGAGCCAAACCAAGCCCCAATTGTTTCACTTTCGCACCCTGACGGGGCAGGAAGTGGATTTTGTTCTCGAAGATGAAGCAGGAAAACTTGTCGGGATAGAGGTGAAAGCCAGCGCAACAGTCGATTCCAAAGACCTGAGAGGTCTCCAGGCTTTAGCCGAGCTGACGGGTAAGCGCTTCCGAAACGGAGTCATCTTATATACCGGGCATGAGTCCGTTTCTTTCAACCCGCAGTTTCACGCCGTGCCGATTAGCGCCCTCTGGGAAACTAGCGCAAAAAAATAG